DNA sequence from the Ischnura elegans chromosome 8, ioIscEleg1.1, whole genome shotgun sequence genome:
GCGTCATTctatgaagcaatttattataGGAAAGCCCATCCGTTTTGGTTACAAAATATGGTGTGTTACTACTTCAAAAGGATACCTTCTTAAATTTAGTGTTTACACAGGAAAAACAGACAGACCCAAAGGCATCTCTCTCGGTGCCCAAGTGACAGAATCTATGTGTGTAGACTTCCTTCCTCCTGATTCAAAGCTATTTGTAGACAACTTTTTTACCTCACTTTCATTGctagaaaaactgaaagaaagtaaTATAAACTGCATTGGAACAATAAGAAAAGACCGCATTGAAGGAGCCCCTGTAGTAGATGTGAGCAAGGAGGAACGTGGTGCATTTTCCGCAATCACTGATAAGAACAGTCCCATTTCACTCATTCGCTGgcatgataatgcacaagttaCCATTGCCACAAACATGGATTCAAAAACTGTATTCGGCCTTAGTTCCTGCACCCGTTggaattcaaagtataaaaaacatatgaaattatGCCAGCCACaaattgtgaaaatgtataaCCATGGCATGGGAGGTGAAGATTTATTTGATCAACAGCGCGCAGTGTATCGTGTGAAAATAAGGTCAAACAAGTGGTACTGGCCTTTATTTAGATTTTGTCTGAACAGCAGCATTGTTAATTTGTGGCATATTTTCCGAATAAACAATCGGAAAAgcaatcaaattgattttttgagagaGGTTGTTATCGGGCTATTGTCAAGTGATACTCAGCCTAAATTAGTAGCACCAAGAACAATGAGACAAGCTATAACAGATGGAAGGTTTGATGGTTATAATCACTGGATAAGTAAAATTAAGACCCATCGGCGGTGTGATCACTGCGGTAAAAGCTCAAAGTTCATTTGTGAAAAGTGCAATGTGGGCGTGCACCCTGATTGTTGCTTCAAGGAGTACCATGTAAAATATCAGTCCAATTAGTGATATGCCAcaaaaaattttcgaaatataaatgaaaaattttgcaatCTACACTattgtaaaatatagaaatgcatTCTAATGTGCAATGTGTAAGTTTTTATTGAGCATGAACATGTATGACTTCAAATGATGATGCTTAAAAAGAAATGGGCTCATATATTAAGTGTGAAACACAATGTCTTATTAgttgtttgtgaaataaaattgtgtagagaactcacatattttttattttgcattccacCCTCACATTGATTGCCGGCAAGTCTGATCTGGGCTTTATCCCACCGTGTGTTTAAAGACACGGGCTCTCCCAGCAAAAGTACGAtgttctgatttttttaactatttttcccATAGCAAGTAGTACAAATAGAGCAGCATACCAAAAAATCGGATACCAAATAGGTAAAAATGTGTTCCGGGATAATATGGGTTAACGAGCGGCTTTCACATGGTCATTTCAGATATCCATGCCATGTTAGTTTGAGGACAAAAACTCTTAATGCGAGTAAATTCATCGCGAATTATGCTCATGTCAATGCATTTATAGTGCCCACAAAATTTCCTGTGAGCCAAAAAATTCAATAGCTATATTAGTGTAGAAAGGTTTTACGCTTTGCCTCTCACTAAGTCCTATGTTTTAGGAAAGGCTTTATGAATGAAATAGATTAAACCAacaaatattgaagaattaatgTGCTGGTAAATTCGATATTTACAGTAAGTTCTGGGAAAAGTAAGTtcaattttctccaaattttgcATCCCACTGCCTATTAAATTTCATTAGCGATGTacgattattaaaattttgtagaaaaacTGCAAGTCAATTAATAGCAATACCAATTCTGAGCATAAAGGCACTATTATTTTCaagaacatatttttcatttcttttaataattacgACAATACATTGAAAGTTGGTCTTTTCAAACTTCTACTTAAATGCTgtatttccacgctattttagtTAGTAGGCTCCCATTGTCATAAAGCAGCACAACGAAAAATGGGCATTTCGACTATATACTTACTAAATAGCTTACATACGGAAGAATAATGATTTCTCAGCGAAAGGTAAAGTAATCAAATCATGCTGTAGTgagttaaaactattttaatgtaTTCCTTCGAAATGCAGTGAACACATACcggtaaaaaagaataaaactaattgtaagtgccaATTCCGTAGGATATAACATAATACACATTGCATTCTATGAACGAGACTACACTTGCGACAACTGTGTAATCCAACGTAAATTAGGATGCTAATTAACCTcacaaaaattatcttcagataGAATGAGTGAATAGATATTTGTAGCTACGATTCAGTTTGATTTGACGATTGTTAACACTATCATAGTCTAGCACTCACTGAGAACATATATTATAGAAACATCGGAAAATTAACATTTCAGTCTTCTGTTTAAACCCTGCTATACACATTTTAGCCTACTCAGTATTCCTGGATGGACAATCGCTTTCATGACTGCGCAAAAAAATGCCAAATCCACCCATCTGAAttcgttgtttttatttcaaattacccTCACTTTCCCTAACTTGGATGCGGGTGTAAAAGAGCtagagggattttttttattttacacgagCCAAAAAATACTTCCGAGACCATAAAGTTGTGGAATAAAAACCGTGAAAAAGggaagaaatttcttttttatttttattttatgaagcccTCATGATCTCCCTTCTGCCGGAAGAATCCACAAAAACCATTCAAATTCATGCATTCACGAGTAGGTACTACTATCCATGAAGAGCTCAGCAAGACGGGAGCACGACGATGGCTTTGAAAAGGAAGAGTTTGCCCACTCCACCCACGCGAGAACGCCACTACCACCACTACTGCCACCTAACGCTCAAAAAGAGATGCACTTCCCGTGGACTGTGGAAGCAAAGGAAGGAAAAGCCCTCCCAGTCGCGTCGCCGGGTAACCGTATCATTGGCGAGGAAACACTTTTCAACGGTGGAGAGATGCGATTCAGAGGCAGAAGGGAAAGCAACATTGGTGTTTCGGAAACTGGCGATGTCGTTGAATCGAGGCTTATAAGGTCGCTTCCTGACGATCGGTTGTATTTTGTCATAAATGGTTACGTATGACTCCTTTAAAACTAACTCTATAATTTCAATATGTTCAAAGAAAACCCGGAAGATCTTTTCCAACATTTTTCTATGtcttaaatactaaaaaaatcctCTTAAAAAATTGTTGTATTGATTTATAGGGAAGGTCATTTGTAAGGTAAGTAATAGTAGCGGGTGTGACTGGTAGATACTTCTTTTAGAAGGAGTTTCGGGAATTAAAACTTCGATTTTTCCACAAGGTGACATTCACCATGTGGTTAAAGCAAAGTTTTgattccattaactcctatgaaTTGTAAGGAATAAGGGTGTTTACTCCACAAGCAAAGAAGAGTAGACCTAGGTAAACGTGGAATAATTTCATCTGAGATGAGATATTATCTTCAAATATTTgataaagagaaatattgaccAGGATCATTTCTATAAGAcattctgatattttttaaatgatggtaTACGTTTTATTATACATTTTCCTCGTGATGGACGCTTTTGATCCCTCTCTGCCTCaaactttaattttaaccttTATTCTAAATTTGTCTCATGATAATCATGCATGTGTTACTCCGCCATTAAATTTCGAAGAGACAAAATATGCaccctagaatttaaaaaaaacgcgtTAAATAGACCTTTGTGCCAGAAGAATGCACTTACGCAGTGACGCTATCTCGATGCGAACGTGAAAACATGTTCGTCCGTTGCCCCTCGAAATGCATATACGAAGAGAGTCGCCCCTTTCAGCAGGATATCCGAATCAAAGCAAAGTGCAAATTTTTGGAGGGCCTCCAGCTGCCGTTCATTTTCCCGCGCGCTGCAATCTAAAAAACACACTTGTACCATTTTCATCGTGTAAAAGTGTCCAGTCACgacatttttttctaatgattGCATCCCTTTGATTTCCAATGTTTATTTCGTGGAATACTCTTGCATAATCAACGGAGCAGTTATAAAATTCTAGGTTTTATACTAATTATGTggtattggtatggtatttgaagtaGGTGGACGGCTTAGGCGAATTAAACAAGACGGAAATtttagagagaaacccggcgtcagcattagcctgtaCTTAATTATAGGCGCCAAGTAAACTAGGTCACCTAATACCGAAGCTACATCTGGTATTATTTGCCGCAAGGTAGACCCAAGATTCGATGATTATACGTAGATGATGATCAGTTCAGAAATCAGTTCAGTTAGATCAGGATTTAGAAAGGGGAAATCAGCTCATAATTACCTACATATGATgaagaggcaaggaaaaagtacACATAATGTAGTGTTGACCTCTTACCCAGGCGAACAGCTGATGCAATTTGCACCATGAAGAAGAAAATGTTGAATAGAAACCCCgatgtcggcattagcctgctcttaacgataggcgccaaggggactacgacATAACGTCCCATCCcatggacggagtgttgtactttCCTCCCCAATTGTCCTCAAAGAAGTACTCAAGCAAGGAACGACCAcggccaggatttgaacccggacgcATGGGGTGATAAGCCGATACTACAGAACGGGTCGACACTTTTTCCTTACATCTTCTCCATATGCAGGCCATAATGAGCTGGATTACTCTATCCAAATACGAACTGATCATAATCTACGGATAATCTTCCACTCCCGGGTCCACCCTTCAAAATATAAGACACAGTTTCGGTATGGGGGATATTCAGCTAATATTCACATAGTGCATACACTAAATAGTGTACTTATTTCTTCCGCATTCGGATCAAAGTCACATAAACTTACGGCCACAGTCCTTCTCTGTATATCGCAATGATAGGCTTGAAAATATGTTAGCCTCCT
Encoded proteins:
- the LOC124163853 gene encoding piggyBac transposable element-derived protein 3-like, translating into MVKLIYHFFSDDCSSISSNNNEVGSDFDMSNEKNGQSCHSKRRKVAKSSINVCSATSAHKEFSHLEASSYRKKDRSWKKLTLKTNNMPPSEPVRMQPKPELLDKSPLEMFKRVWDENFVNMICIETNKYAVQKGLANAEFSVDDLYKYLGVLLLSGYCCVPFRRMYWETKRDTFHSLVAGSMSRNKFDLIHKCLHFNDNTQIGSTDRIYKVRPVVDHMNKKFTEIIECFGSEFSLDEGMEPYFGRHSMKQFIIGKPIRFGYKIWCVTTSKGYLLKFSVYTGKTDRPKGISLGAQVTESMCVDFLPPDSKLFVDNFFTSLSLLEKLKESNINCIGTIRKDRIEGAPVVDVSKEERGAFSAITDKNSPISLIRWHDNAQVTIATNMDSKTVFGLSSCTRWNSKYKKHMKLCQPQIVKMYNHGMGGEDLFDQQRAVYRVKIRSNKWYWPLFRFCLNSSIVNLWHIFRINNRKSNQIDFLREVVIGLLSSDTQPKLVAPRTMRQAITDGRFDGYNHWISKIKTHRRCDHCGKSSKFICEKCNVGVHPDCCFKEYHVKYQSN